CCTCGGCCACGCGATAACCCTGGCGCACCTGACTCAGCAACCACTCGCGCCCCGGACCATAGATGCCGGTCAGGCGCACGATCGTCGCGGGAATGCCGCTGTCCAGCGCCAGCCGCTCAGCCTCGAGCATCACCTTGCCGGAATAGCCCTCGGGCTGCGTGGCTGCCGCTTCGGCAATCCATTCACCGTCCTGCTGCGCATACACGCTGCTGCTGGACACGAACACCAGGCGTCGTGGCCGCTGCCCTTTCGCCGCCAGCCATCCCAGCACATGGCGCAAACCTTCTACATAGGCCGCCTGGTAGCCGGCTTCATCGTGCTGGCTGGCCGCCACGCAATACACCAGGTAATCAGGTCCCTGCTCGGGCCAGGCGCTCGGTATCTGCGGCTCGGCCAGATCGGCGGCGATCGGCCGAACCCCTTCGGGCAACTGATCGACCGAACGGCGCAAGCCGCTGACCTGCCAGCCTTGAGCAAGCAGTTGGCGGGCCAGGCGGCTGCCCACATCACCGCAACCCACGATCAAAGCTGAAACGTCTGACATACCAAACCTCCGAATGCGAAAGGCACAGGCTATCGGGTTAGCGCGATAAACGGCTATACCAAGGTCAAAAAAAGCAACAGTATTACTTTTGTTAACAAGAATTACTTGCAATAATGGCGACCCTGTCTGTTCTCGGCCTGCTTCGAGGCCTTGAAGAACTCAACCCATCTCTCTTCATCAGGTCCGGCCAGCATGACACGTACTCAACCTTCCGCTTCGCCAACCCCGTCGCGCGCCTGGCGCGCCATTGCCGCGCTGATGTTCAGCCTGGTACTGGCCCCGGCAGCCATGGCCGAAGAGCCTGTCGCCGCCACCCCGCCACCCGCCGCTGCCGCCGCCCCGGCCACGCCTGCCGCAGAAGGCCAGGCCCCGGCTGCCGCACCAGCCGACGCGACTGCGCCGGTGGAAGGCCAGGCCCCGGCCAACGAGAACGTGCAGGCGATGGTCGAAGACACCTC
This window of the Pseudomonas mosselii genome carries:
- a CDS encoding SDR family oxidoreductase — protein: MSDVSALIVGCGDVGSRLARQLLAQGWQVSGLRRSVDQLPEGVRPIAADLAEPQIPSAWPEQGPDYLVYCVAASQHDEAGYQAAYVEGLRHVLGWLAAKGQRPRRLVFVSSSSVYAQQDGEWIAEAAATQPEGYSGKVMLEAERLALDSGIPATIVRLTGIYGPGREWLLSQVRQGYRVAEEPPLYGNRIHAEDAAGLMAHLLRADARGVALDDCYIGVDDDPAPLAEVVAWLREYLGVTQWSDEQRVRRTGSKRCSNARARALGWVPMYPSYKEGYAAILQGRG